The following proteins come from a genomic window of Nicotiana tomentosiformis chromosome 12, ASM39032v3, whole genome shotgun sequence:
- the LOC138902661 gene encoding uncharacterized protein: MKGVMRFGKKGKLSPRYIVPYKIIHRVGQVAYELDLPSNFESVHPVFHVSILRKCIRDPSRFIPVDDVQVTEQISYEEAPIAILDRHVRRLRTKDVFSVKVLRRNKNVEEMTWEAEEDMKSRFSV, from the exons atgaaaggcgttatgagattcggtaagaaaggaaagcttagccctcggtacattgtaccttataagattatacacagagtaggccaggtagcatatgagttagacttgccttccaactttGAGTCAGTACATCCAGTTTTTCATGTGTCTATACTCCGTAAGTGTATCAGAGATCCCTCTAGATtcattccagttgacgatgttcaggtcacagagcagatatcatatgaggaagctcccattgctatattaGATAGACatgttcggagattgagaactaaagacgtattttcggttaaagtacttaggaggaacaagaatgtggaggagatgacttgggaagctgaagaagacatgaagtctag GTTTTCTGTCTGA